A section of the Macadamia integrifolia cultivar HAES 741 chromosome 9, SCU_Mint_v3, whole genome shotgun sequence genome encodes:
- the LOC122089873 gene encoding L-ascorbate oxidase homolog translates to MYLNLGDGTKRAIFFFFAVSLIAVVSAEDPYRFFTWNVTYGDIYPLGVRQQGILINGQFPGPDIYSVTNDNLIINVYNSLPEPFLLSWNGVLQRRNSWEDGVYGTNCPIPPGRNFTYILQVKDQIGSFFYFPSLALHKAAGGFGGIRILSRPLIPVPFPDPAGDYTVLIGDWYKANHTTLKKVLDAGHRIPFPDGILINGRGSNGVSFTVVQGKTYRFRISNVGLENSLNFRIQGHTLKLVEVEGTHTLQTTFSSLDVHVGQSYSVLVTADQPAQDYYIAVSTRFTTKILTSTAILRYSNSAGPVKGPPPGGPTTQIDWSLNQARSIRTNLTASGPRPNPQGSYHYGLVNTTRTIILANSAGPVNGKQRYGVNSVSFVPADTPLKIADHFKIGGVFRLGSISDKPTGGGLYLDTSVMAADFRAYIEIVFQNKENIIQSWHFDGYSFFVVGMDGGQWTPASRLRYNLRDGVARCTIQVYPNSWTAIYVALDNVGMWNLRSEFWARQYLGQQFYMRVYSPVESIRDEYPIPRNALTCGRASGRRTRPL, encoded by the exons ATGTATCTAAATTTAGGGGATGGCACAAAGCgtgccatcttcttcttcttcgccgtCTCTTTAATCGCTGTTGTTAGTGCGGAGGATCCTTACAGGTTCTTCACCTGGAACGTTACTTATGGCGACATTTATCCTCTAGGTGTTCGCCAACAG GGGATACTCATCAACGGCCAATTTCCCGGTCCAGATATCTACTCCGTCACAAATGACAATCTTATCATAAACGTCTACAACAGCCTCCCGGAGCCCTTCCTCCTCTCTTG GAACGGAGTTTTGCAGAGGAGGAATTCATGGGAAGACGGTGTTTACGGAACAAACTGTCCTATCCCGCCGGGAAGGAACTTCACATACATATTGCAGGTGAAGGACCAGATTGGTAGCTTCTTCTACTTCCCCTCCCTCGCCTTACACAAGGCTGCCGGTGGATTTGGTGGTATCAGGATCCTCAGCCGTCCCCTTATTCCGGTACCTTTCCCTGATCCCGCCGGCGATTACACTGTCCTCATTGGAGATTGGTACAAGGCTAACCACACG ACCCTGAAGAAGGTCTTGGATGCTGGTCATAGGATACCTTTTCCTGATGGGATCCTCATCAACGGTCGTGGATCTAATGGTGTATCTTTCACGGTGGTACAAG GAAAAACTTACAGGTTCAGGATTTCAAATGTGGGGTTGGAGAATTCACTAAACTTCAGGATCCAGGGCCACACTTTGAAGCTGGTGGAAGTTGAGGGAACACACACTCTGCAGACCACCTTCTCCTCCTTGGATGTCCATGTCGGACAGTCCTACTCTGTTCTTGTGACTGCTGATCAGCCCGCTCAAGACTACTACATTGCTGTCTCCACTCGTTTCACCACTAAGATCCTCACTAGTACTGCCATTCTCCGTTACAGCAATTCCGCTGGTCCCGTGaagggcccacccccaggtggACCTACCACCCAAATCGACTGGTCCCTCAACCAAGCTCGCTCTATCAG GACTAATCTCACAGCAAGTGGACCAAGGCCAAACCCTCAAGGCTCATACCACTATGGCCTCGTCAACACTACACGAACCATCATTCTTGCCAACTCTGCTGGTCCTGTCAACGGGAAGCAGAGATATGGAGTCAATAGTGTGTCCTTTGTCCCTGCTGACACACCCCTAAAGATTGCTGATCACTTCAAGATTGGAGGTGTATTTCGCCTTGGTAGCATCTCCGATAAACCAACTGGCGGAGGATTGTACTTGGACACATCAGTTATGGCTGCTGATTTCCGAGCATACATTGAAATTGTGTTCCAGAACAAGGAGAACATCATCCAGAGTTGGCACTTTGATGGTTACTCATTCTTCGTTGTTGG AATGGATGGAGGGCAGTGGACTCCGGCTAGTAGGCTGCGGTACAATCTCAGGGATGGAGTTGCTCGCTGCACCATCCAG GTATATCCTAATTCATGGACGGCTATTTATGTTGCACTTGATAATGTGGGAATGTGGAACTTGAGGTCAGAGTTCTGGGCAAGACAGTACCTTGGGCAACAATTTTATATGCGTGTCTACTCACCTGTGGAGTCTATTAGGGACGAGTACCCTATCCCAAGGAATGCACTTACGTGTGGCAGGGCCAGTGGGCGACGCACTCGACCACTCTGA